Proteins found in one Parasteatoda tepidariorum isolate YZ-2023 chromosome 7, CAS_Ptep_4.0, whole genome shotgun sequence genomic segment:
- the LOC122268246 gene encoding uncharacterized protein, producing MLLRLICILVSTVVYCTAFDLFKKAREHVILVAVTTTVRCAFHQYCDCELPDEEKECWDIYDAKAWEIIRRMMRTACNLSIPECDPGKGRYECLMPVLCNDTEREKISSASCIKEADRILHYELSLDPSLGEIATKFKECFYPMTMFCLALPNYCKSDLTK from the exons ATGTTACTCAGATTAATTTGCATTCTCGTTTCAACAGTTGTATATTGTACagcatttgatttatttaaaaaagcacgTGAGCATGTCATTCTTGTAGCCGTAACCACCACTGTAAGATGTGCTTTTCACCAATATTGTGACTGTG AGCTACCCGATGAGGAAAAAGAATGCTGGGATATCTACGATGCTAAA GCTTGGGAAATCATAAGAAGAATGATGAGAACAGCCTGTAATTTGAGCATTCCAGAATGTGATCCGGGGAAGGGGAGATATGAGTGCCTAATGCCAGTCCTATGCAATGATACAGAAAGAGAGAAAATA AGCTCGGCAAGCTGTATAAAAGAAGCCGACAGAATATTACACTACGAA ttatcCCTTGATCCATCTTTAGGGGAGATTGCAACGAAATTTAAG gaaTGTTTTTATCCAATGACTATGTTCTGCTTGGCCTTACCTAATTACTGTAAAAG TGATTTGACGAAATGA